TAGCCTGTCCTGAGGTGAGCACGCTCCTGGGCCAGACGGCATTGATCACCGGCGCGTCGCGCGGGATCGGGCGGGCGACGGCGGTCCGGCTCGCGCGCGACGGCGCGAAGATCGCCGTGAACTACAAGGGGAACGT
This genomic stretch from bacterium harbors:
- a CDS encoding SDR family NAD(P)-dependent oxidoreductase; this translates as MSTLLGQTALITGASRGIGRATAVRLARDGAKIAVNYKGNVDAAEETKRLVEGAGSSAALVQGDVSSAASTFPL